The Xiphophorus hellerii strain 12219 chromosome 6, Xiphophorus_hellerii-4.1, whole genome shotgun sequence genomic interval ATGTGCGGGCGAGAGCTGATCCGTCTGGCCGTCTCATCCTGTGGGAACTCTCGGCTGAGGAGAAGCATCCTGGACTCAGAACTGAGCCAACAGCAGCTCGCCGCTGGCTGTAAGTTCTCTCTGTCTAAGAGTTTGATCTCATGGTGGGATCACAATTTCTTCCggttttctctttaaatatttgatctCTTACTTCTGCATAGGGGACCAGGATGCCTCCACTGAGGAGGACCAGACTTCAGAGACACTCCAAATTCCCTTCTCCTCTTTGGCACCTCATTGGCACCCCCTGACCTTTCGAATCAGACGATCCGCTGGAAAAATATCTGACATTTGCTGTGAGAAAGGATGCAGCATGAAAGAGCTGATTCAGTTTTGCTAAGCACAGCTCTCCCACTCGTCCGACAGttgaagagattttattttggtctgTGAAATCCTGTGAAACCTCTGCCAAGTAACCCAATTTCTGAGAAATCTAGTCTGATAATTCTACATGTTTCATATGATGCAAGAAAAGTGTCAAATCAGTTACTGTAGGATGAATTGTTCTGTGTGCAAGAGGAAGTAAAAAACACTGGCTTTATGGAGTCAAATCAGATGCTATTTATTTGtattagaataatttatttcaatgcAATCAGTGCAGCTGATGCGCACTGCAATAAACCTCTGATGATTACAAAGTCATGCCTGGGATGTTTTTCTGCACCCAATCAATCAGAACAAGgtcaaaaagataaagaaaatgattaatGATAAAGAAGGTGTCATCCAATCACAATCAGTGTTGGATctgttttctcctgctgttgTGGAGAAAACGACATCAAAGTTGCTTAAGACACCTATGTAGgggcaaaaacaaacagtctcAATTAAAACCTTCCCAGTTTTAAATGagaaggtttgtttttgtgtgttacaTTAACATGGTAATCCTTAATGTCTCAGAGAGGCGGCTGATGAATTCTGACCAGACTAGTTAGTTAGATAAAAAATGAACTACTTTTGAAAATAAGGTTTTTATTATCATATTATAGATTCTTTTCATTTGCCAATTTTTcagtcttaaaatgttttttttttgtctggtgtAATAAGAGTTAAGTATTAAACCAGGTATTTCCGCTTAAatttattaaagcagaaaaatcatcataataaacagaaataaggGTTTATGTCAGAACATGTCAGAGTCAGCCAGGCTGGTGCAAAATGCTGTTCCTGTCTGCtaacatttgaacatttgaacatttgaaaGGGAACATTACCTCTGTCCTGGATTCTCTCCACTGGCTGTCCGTGTATTTTAgagttcattttaaagttattttgtttgttttgaaggttttaaACAGACTTGCCTCGCCTTATTTAACAGAACTTCTTCTGGGTCACTCGGGTCCGTTGACCAGTTGCTCCTGGTCATTCCCAGTTGCTCTTGCTCATTCCCAGTTGTAAGTGGAAGCTTCTGTTTGTTACTCTGAGCTATGGAACGCTCTGACTTTGCACATCCGACAGACCTCTCACTGTCCAGTCACTGTCCATGTTTAAAACTTGTCTGAAAACTTATTTTGACTCATTGACCGTCAACCAACTGAGACTTGATTTTGCTTCATCTATATTGGTATTGATTTTATCTGTTTAACTgtgatgttttgttgtgtttaattCATTATTGTGTGCTTAGctctgtcattttatttttaagctttttaaaaaaaatcttatttatgatgatgatgaaacaACTTTGCTTATatgaaaattattcttttcctTTTAGCTGATGCCTTCAGAGGGTGCCAAAGATCATATTCTGCCTCCATATCATCTTGTTTCCAGTAACCCGCATGTATGGTTAAATGTCCATATTTGTATACAGAGTCgaacaaaaacataacttttttttttcaatctcaCCAACTAACATCAAATGATTAAAACACTAAACCTTTCCTTTTTTAGGTCAGAAAGAATTATTAAAATTGTCTGTATTTTTCAAATGCCACAATAACAGCATAAACAAATCtaattcaaaagtttaaatatgCAGTATTTGGCAGAACTGTACGACTTTTTGTCAAACGTTTTGGCTGTTCTTCGGATAATAGCAGAACTTTCACACATTTGAAAATTGTACCCATGGATGAGCCAAATTTGGGACAGATCTTTAATAAGAGAGGATAAGAACCTACAGAGTAAGAActtcttggtgcagtgccaccacaggTAGGGAGAGGAACAGTTTCCTCAAAAGGGTTTGGGAGGTTTGACAGACCAAattgttgcaactttggtcctcagttgaaccgagtctactggactatcaagACTGAAAAAAccctaaaagttgcaggacaccagaggactggagttggagaCCCCTGTGCTAGTCTAGAGGGGCTTCCCCAGGGCAGTATTCCTACAAGAAGCACCACAGTCTATGAATACGGTTTATCGTATGAAACCCTCTTTTCTCAGGCTGACATCTCTCACCAGAGGCCGTTTATGCTGCAGTCTAAAATATGAGGCTGTCTAGGGTTTGATTCCTGCCTTAGGGATCTTTGCTACATGTCTCTAATCATTTCTTTTGTCTGCTTAttgtaaataataacaaatagCAGCAcagaattttacaaaaataaagcttaaaaccATAATACACAGAATTCATAAAGAAATTGACCTTGCGTATGTAGAAGGATTCCCTAAACTAACATTTTTATGTCGAGTTTGCACATACACATGCTACAAAACCCAAATGAGACACAGTGTGGGTCCAAATTGCAGCATTCTGTTCTCCCTGATCCAGCAACATCAAAATGATGTGACTGGCCACTCAGGCCATTCAGCTCAGTAATGACAGAAATAATCTGTGTAACCCAGCCAGCTCACACACCCAGCAGTGTGTAATTCTCTCAGTGGATAATCAAATGTGGTGCTGATTATCTGCAGCACTAAATGGCTCTTAATAGCTAATAAGATCAGCCTACAGCCTCTGattggtttatttgtttttaattggggAAGGGTGTGTTGCATTTTACATGCAATTAGTCTTCAtctaattggttttattttctgtgctgtCTCACAGAGGACAAATCcatatttctgatttaatttttgctGGATCATTTACAGCATGGAGGTTTGTTTTACTCTCCCACAACCAGAAATGttgatattaatatttgtaagacaaatacaaacaaatgaaCTGAGTAGAACTAATAACCTCCAACATTTATTATCCAAAAGAGAAATACAGGGAGGAAAGTTTGAGAACCTCAAAGCAGAAATCTGGCTTCAAGcacaaatattaatttttgacttttgtcaCTAAGACTGGGCATAAGGTCTTTGTGATGATGAACAGATGGTTTAACCATgtcaaatgcagtttttatgaaGATGTTATGTGTAACTGAGATAGATGACAGTCCAGCTAAAAGTATTTCTCCTGGGGAATTGTCTTATTCTGTAAACTTCTCATCActgatatttcattttaaatagattttttttattttttttttacttgtttgtaACTTTGAGCGAGATTTCTGTCTCCTTCCAGAAGTATTAATATCTCTGCATTGTTAAGGAACAGACTCTtctctgaaatgtaaaaaaaaaaggtaggaaaaaacTATTTACTATTCTTAATATCTATCAAGAATATAGATAGAATTATCTATCTATATTTATGTGCagtgtcaaaataaaatccaaaatttaTGCAGTGCAGTGTCAATGTCGAGTCAGAAGAAAATCGATAGATGAAGAGGAAGACAGAACCATCAAACAAGCGGTGCCTCAGTTGAACTCTAATTTTGGGGCCTGATCAGCTTTGGATGTGAGTTCACTATCTCTGTTCTTTAAAGGTTGAGCAAGTTCCAGCCAACACCAACAATCCCTGCAGCCAAGAGAAGGAGCAGAGACCTGAAGGAACCCGCTGCAGAAACTGAAACCTTCGAGTGTGTATTCTGGCATCGAAACCTGCTGGACTTTCTCCTCTTCAattcttctgttttccttttccaaacttttcctcAGATTTTGAACAGATGGCAACAACTTCAAATCATGCACAAGAAACGATGAGGCTTGTTTGGTAGATTAAAATTACCTTTTGAACAtaactacaaaaaaatgtagaattCATTAAGCCCATGTTTCTGtatgaaaaatgtcatttgtaGGTCTGATTTAATATCCTCATCATAGTTTAAAGAAGTAATGGCTTGAAAACTTCAGTCTGTGTGGAATTAATCTTAATTAATAATATTTCCACTAAATTGAGTAACTGaagtaaattaacttttcagtaatatgATTTACTGAATCAGTCTGTACAGACAGTGGCTCTAAAAAGTATTCACCTTTGGATGTTTTACtcttttacaaatcaataatcatcaACAATATTAggcttttttgaaaaaacaaacaaacaaaaaaactaaaccttGCACAAATGTTCTTCAAAGGTATTTTAGGGGTAATTGTTTTAGCATCGCATGCTAAGAAACCATTTTATGATTAACTGTTTACACTATAGTAGAAGACGTTACTATTATCCTGGACACTGTTTGAAAGCAGAGGTAACCTCTGCCAGAAAAGTTACATTAACCtaaccagaaacaaacaacaaaaatgcagtttattCTACTACATcccgttgcttgtacttgtgacagtgcaatgacaataaagttgaattctattctattctattctattattttaTAGACattagttttcactttgacattaaagttgtttttataaatcttttGGACATAAAGCCAGAATTTGTGTCTCATGGTTGATTTGCAAAGGCAGTAAAAAGGGTGAAACATCCAAGAGGTGAATCATTTTTATAAGTACTGTACCTTTGTACTCATCTGTTACTAATAGTATTTATTCTCagttttttgtagaattttCCTTTTTAGAAAAGATTTTATGTATTAAGAATAATTAGATTTATCCATGTGCCAACATCAAATTAAGAATGTATGgtaattttcttcaaaatgacaGATGATAAGTGACTGAATGTGGCCTGGTTGTTGGTGCCAGCTGGACCAGTCTGAGTTCTTCAGAAACTGGACTTCACGCACAAAAGAGGATCCAACCatgtagaaacaacaaaatgtaaacttaaTTATATGAATGTATATCTCTTCACCTTGCATTTCAAACATTGCAGCAACAAGTATAACACAAGACTTGTGAAAAATTAGAAAAGAGACAAACTTTCAGAAGTGCAAGTAAACTACCTATGATGCCTTTCACAAAGCTTTGTGAaaaggcagccatattggatttctAGGAGCGtttcactctttttttccacaagctgtaaattaaagtttctaAGTAAGAATCTGACACGTTTATACTGCGTCTTTCAACCAATCAAGCAGTACCAATGGAGGAtactttcttctttccttcttttttcatttttagattacATGACAAATGACTCAGACAAAATAACAATTGCATATCATTAGGAGTAGATGGAAACACATAATCCACATGTCCTATGTGACGATGAAAATCAAGGTTTCACCCAAATTATAATCTCTTTACAATTTACTGCAAGCCTGCTCATGCTCAGAATGCATGCAGGAAGAAGCATGGCATAGATGTAGTGTCACATGTTGACCAGCAGAGAGCAACAGATAATTGATAATGAGAAATACTGTACTGCTCTTTTTACTATCTGACATTATGGCTCACATACTACAGGTGGAACAATATGGCAACTCAGGCGTTTGATACTGGcaacatttatttccactttgtgtTCCAgttatattttggttttctcAAAGCTCCTCAGTGTGAAATGCTCAGTGACCTCACCAGAttacaaaagcagaaacataaTCAACAGGCTCCTGCAGGCATGCGCTCACATCAGGGCCGTTATGAGATGACACATCTACTGCTTAGAATGAAATACGTGGAAAGGAACTCCATCTTTTTCTGCTTCCCCCTGCCTGTTTACAGCACGCAGGAAAAAGCGTGCGAAGATGGCACCTTCGCTGAGTGTCATCACTACTCTTACACATACATTTTGACACTGTCGTGCAAGCACACCGGATCACGCATACGTGTGTGCATGCTGAGCAGGGAGTGTGTGCGGGGACTGGTGGGTGTCAATTTGCATGGAAAGGAAGCAGCTTTCAGAGCTCCTGTTACCCTCAGCTAAAGTGCTAAGgctaaaaatgtcatttttcatgTGCATACAACAAATGTGTGACACTTATTTCTATGTTGGAACACTTGGATGTGCTGTGCATGATAATTGTGCATGTGTGGAACACAGGAAACTCCATCTGAAGCCCTTGGAAGCATATGTGTCCCGCAGCgacgtgtgggtgtgtgtgtgtgtgctttctgAGTTTCATGCTGCAGGGAGTAAATGCATGTGGGTGTGCAGAGGGGAGCAGAAGTCAAGCTGATGACTGACATGTCCATTTTGGTTCGTCCATTATTGTAAGTGCTTCAGGCCTGTTTCCGCAGAGGAACAACTGTCACATTTGACTTCCAGATATCTTCAGTTACAGCTGCGTGTCtcatattatattttttataataaaggGCCAATTGgcttattttcatgttttgttccATGCAGTAAGAGAGTAagtaaaatgacttattttatgAATGTgggataaaaataaagtaaacatttctaaaaattatTTAGGACATACAGTATAGTTTTATTCTTGTTCCAGATAGAAATCCTTTTTTCTCCATAAAGATTTTTAGAGAGAAACCATTACGTATAAATATCCATTTATTagacccattcaataaattagaacgTCACTGAAAAccccatttatttcaggaacattatcactaagtgaaacacattatatggAATAATTATACTTACAGCTAATTATGGTTATTTTCTACACACAGTTcatgaaaatatcaaaatattacatcagGCCAATAATACAATACCGAAATTTAGATTGAATGAAAAGTATGCTTACCAACctaaaggttgttattttcaaaagatacttTTATTCTGACAAATGGGCCTCATCAGAatacatattctaatttattgaatatgactaaATAACTGATACAATCAGCTATGAATGGATGCATACCTGTTAAATCTCCCGTTTTGGCTGCCGTGCTCTTGTATTAGTATTTTCAGGGGAGATTTTCTGTAGTTTGGCGcacacagctcctcccccaAAATGATTTAAGGAGAACAAAGCCAAGATTTTGGAGGGATCACCACAAAGTCCTGATCTCAGTCCCATAGATCTAAAATGGTGTGAGTGAGTGAGGCCACCAGTTCTACTAGGAGGAATGGGCCAGAACTAAAGCTATTGTGAAAACTTGtagaaccaaaacattttattaaattctgcaaaaaactattaaaatatgtgTAAACGAATTTTCTGTCTTCTTATTCTGgcattttgtaaaaacagagAATGTTTAGTTTGACGtaatgacagaaagaaaaaaaaaggttatgtgTCCTTCTGTACAGTGGATGTAAACTTATGGTATGTACTGTATCAGCGAGGTGTGAACATGTTGTATGAAACCTGCTGACT includes:
- the insl3 gene encoding insulin-like 3 (Leydig cell), producing the protein MAAARWLLGLLVVLLVAARLAQAQDRIKMCGRELIRLAVSSCGNSRLRRSILDSELSQQQLAAGWDQDASTEEDQTSETLQIPFSSLAPHWHPLTFRIRRSAGKISDICCEKGCSMKELIQFC